In a single window of the Nocardioides sp. L-11A genome:
- a CDS encoding siderophore-interacting protein, with product MIGERDRPAERVAEHHDAGRGMRRIGYPIGICRTTVARRELVTPRMLRLTLSGDDLAGFHSYVADDHVKIVFPHADGTRTDPMPNDRQLLDWPKPLPPTRTYTIRRVDVAAREVDLDIVLHSGGLAGDWAEAAAIGDPAVIAGPPGAKAFAHTHRHYVFAVDMTGLPAVARWLDEADWLAPAGVTAHVLVEYDHADETGYPLTARESVEVRWLPRAAGSQLGAQVRALDVPEDTFVFGAGEAEDLKEVRRWVAERELPASITGYWKRGVAGLDD from the coding sequence GTGATCGGCGAGCGCGACCGGCCGGCCGAGCGCGTCGCCGAGCACCACGACGCCGGGCGGGGGATGCGTCGGATCGGCTACCCGATCGGGATCTGCCGCACGACCGTGGCGCGCCGCGAGCTGGTGACCCCGCGGATGCTGCGGCTCACCCTGAGCGGCGACGACCTGGCCGGCTTCCACAGCTATGTGGCCGACGACCACGTGAAGATCGTCTTCCCGCACGCCGACGGCACGCGCACCGACCCGATGCCCAACGACCGGCAGTTGCTCGACTGGCCCAAGCCGCTCCCGCCGACGCGGACCTACACGATCCGCCGCGTCGATGTCGCGGCCCGCGAGGTGGATCTCGACATCGTGCTGCACTCCGGCGGCCTGGCCGGTGACTGGGCGGAGGCCGCTGCGATCGGCGACCCCGCCGTGATCGCCGGGCCGCCCGGGGCGAAGGCGTTCGCGCACACCCACCGCCACTACGTGTTCGCGGTCGACATGACCGGCCTGCCCGCCGTCGCGCGCTGGCTCGACGAGGCGGACTGGCTCGCCCCGGCGGGCGTCACCGCGCACGTGCTGGTCGAGTACGACCACGCCGACGAGACCGGCTACCCGCTGACCGCGCGCGAGAGTGTGGAGGTGCGCTGGCTCCCGCGCGCCGCGGGGTCGCAGCTCGGCGCGCAGGTGCGGGCGCTCGACGTACCGGAGGACACCTTCGTGTTCGGCGCGGGGGAGGCCGAGGACCTCAAGGAGGTCCGTCGCTGGGTCGCCGAGCGCGAGCTGCCGGCGAGCATCACCGGCTACTGGAAGCGCGGGGTCGCGGGGTTGGACGATTGA
- a CDS encoding AMP-binding protein has product MTPTTSAADAAAAPAARPLNLADVLEVMADTVPDRAAVHTGDRVWTFAEIDERATRLANHLVGLGIRPGEHVAVHSTNRIEWVDALYGCLKARAVPININYKYLHDELAYLYDNADCVAAIIAPEYVDALAELDTPALRHTLVLGEEYDAALAAAPAERTITGRSADDHYVLYTGGTTGNPKGVVWRNEDLIRAALNAARYGAPLDSVEQLAEEAAAVENPMVLLACGPMMHGGSQWILGNGHVAGQTVALFTEPHFDPVKILDLVEKAKVVSMTFLGDAMGRPVAEAILAEPDRWDLSSLAAVSNGAAPLSDGVREEIRQALPGRFILDSYGASESGATGSRIDDGTDGGQSAPRFTVTDQVEVFDADLRPCPVGVDGMLGRSGPVPLGYYKDPVKTAATFKEIDGVRWAIPGDFARREEDGSVTVLGRGSVCINTGGEKVHPEEVEAVLLRHDDVFDAVVVGTPHERWGQQVTALVQRRDGTALSEDAVRDHCRALISNYKVPKTVLFVDEVPRTPVSKVDYPASAALAARLLG; this is encoded by the coding sequence GTGACCCCCACCACATCCGCCGCCGATGCGGCCGCCGCGCCCGCCGCTCGCCCGCTGAACCTCGCCGACGTGCTCGAGGTGATGGCCGACACCGTGCCCGACCGCGCCGCGGTCCACACCGGTGACCGGGTCTGGACCTTCGCCGAGATCGACGAGCGGGCCACTCGCCTCGCCAACCACCTGGTCGGCCTCGGGATCCGGCCGGGCGAGCACGTCGCGGTGCACTCCACGAACCGGATCGAGTGGGTGGACGCGCTCTACGGCTGCCTCAAGGCGCGGGCGGTGCCGATCAACATCAACTACAAGTACCTCCACGACGAGCTGGCCTATCTCTACGACAACGCCGACTGCGTCGCGGCGATCATCGCCCCCGAGTACGTCGACGCGCTGGCCGAGCTCGACACGCCGGCCCTGCGGCACACGCTCGTCCTCGGCGAGGAGTACGACGCCGCACTGGCCGCCGCGCCCGCGGAGCGGACGATCACCGGACGCAGCGCGGACGACCACTACGTCCTCTACACCGGCGGCACGACCGGCAATCCCAAGGGCGTCGTGTGGCGCAACGAGGACCTGATCCGGGCCGCGCTCAACGCCGCGCGCTACGGCGCACCGCTCGACTCGGTCGAGCAGCTGGCCGAGGAGGCCGCCGCCGTCGAGAACCCCATGGTGCTGCTGGCCTGCGGTCCGATGATGCACGGCGGCAGCCAGTGGATCCTCGGCAACGGCCATGTCGCCGGCCAGACGGTCGCGCTCTTCACCGAGCCGCACTTCGACCCGGTCAAGATCCTCGACCTGGTCGAGAAGGCCAAGGTCGTCTCGATGACCTTCCTGGGCGACGCGATGGGACGCCCGGTCGCCGAGGCGATCCTGGCCGAGCCGGACCGCTGGGACCTGTCCAGCCTGGCCGCCGTCTCCAACGGTGCCGCTCCGTTGTCCGACGGAGTGCGCGAGGAGATCCGCCAGGCCCTGCCGGGCCGCTTCATCCTCGACTCCTACGGCGCCTCGGAGTCCGGCGCGACCGGCTCCCGGATCGACGACGGCACCGACGGCGGCCAGAGCGCGCCGCGGTTCACCGTCACCGACCAGGTCGAGGTCTTCGACGCCGACCTCCGACCGTGCCCGGTGGGCGTCGACGGCATGCTCGGCCGCTCGGGCCCGGTTCCCCTCGGCTACTACAAGGACCCGGTCAAGACCGCGGCGACCTTCAAGGAGATCGACGGCGTGCGCTGGGCGATCCCGGGCGACTTCGCGCGGCGCGAGGAGGACGGCTCGGTCACCGTCCTGGGCCGCGGGTCGGTGTGCATCAACACCGGCGGCGAGAAGGTGCACCCCGAGGAGGTCGAGGCGGTGCTGCTGCGCCACGACGACGTCTTCGACGCGGTCGTCGTCGGCACGCCGCACGAGCGCTGGGGCCAGCAGGTCACCGCGCTGGTGCAGCGCCGCGACGGCACCGCCCTGTCCGAGGACGCCGTGCGCGACCACTGCCGGGCGCTGATCTCCAACTACAAGGTGCCGAAGACGGTGCTGTTCGTCGACGAGGTGCCGCGGACGCCGGTCAGCAAGGTCGACTACCCGGCCAGCGCGGCGCTGGCGGCCCGGCTCCTCGGCTGA
- a CDS encoding ABC transporter substrate-binding protein, with product MQLNLRPARALAALSATALIGATFAACGSEDDGKAAQETTTAATCEVDTPALPEAAPIAAFDPGAPTRTFEADNGAVEIPTDPQRIVATGYAVPVLLEADADVVGISEWGRGTALMTEEDLAAYQKLKKVAGETAASTDYEAIANLKPDLIMLGVPLPVLGDVDLDRLESIAPVVVLGPDRPDGWKNLSQRQADAAGVVDYFEAAKASYDAKAAALTEKYADVLDGHCFGHVGAYGDVSAGNFNREYAGAWGTNIATDVGATYYGGPAEPGKGSAAFSEYPSIEELPQSLADADVITYTVDDEGKPSESVQYVLDHALWQTLPAVREGAVIPLRYTEAATYPTAERALDEIDSAFAEAFADELK from the coding sequence ATGCAGCTCAACCTCCGGCCGGCCCGCGCCCTCGCCGCCCTGTCCGCCACCGCCCTGATCGGGGCGACGTTCGCGGCGTGCGGCAGCGAGGACGACGGCAAGGCGGCCCAGGAGACGACGACCGCCGCCACCTGCGAGGTCGACACCCCGGCGCTCCCCGAGGCGGCGCCGATCGCGGCGTTCGACCCGGGAGCGCCGACCCGCACCTTCGAGGCCGACAACGGCGCCGTCGAGATCCCGACCGACCCGCAGCGCATCGTCGCGACCGGGTACGCCGTCCCCGTGCTCCTGGAGGCCGACGCCGACGTCGTCGGCATCTCGGAGTGGGGCCGCGGCACCGCGCTGATGACGGAGGAGGACCTCGCGGCCTACCAGAAGCTGAAGAAGGTCGCCGGTGAGACCGCCGCCAGCACCGACTACGAGGCGATCGCCAACCTGAAGCCGGACCTGATCATGCTCGGCGTCCCGCTGCCCGTGCTGGGCGACGTCGACCTCGATCGGCTCGAGTCGATCGCGCCCGTCGTCGTCCTCGGCCCGGACCGCCCCGACGGCTGGAAGAACCTGTCGCAGCGCCAGGCCGATGCGGCCGGTGTCGTCGACTACTTCGAGGCCGCCAAGGCGTCCTACGACGCCAAGGCCGCCGCGCTCACCGAGAAGTACGCCGACGTCCTCGACGGGCACTGCTTCGGCCACGTCGGTGCCTACGGCGACGTGAGCGCGGGCAACTTCAACCGCGAGTACGCCGGCGCCTGGGGCACCAATATCGCCACCGACGTGGGGGCGACCTACTACGGCGGTCCGGCGGAGCCGGGCAAGGGCTCGGCGGCCTTCTCGGAGTACCCGTCGATCGAGGAGCTCCCGCAGAGCCTCGCCGACGCCGACGTGATCACCTACACCGTCGACGACGAGGGCAAGCCGTCGGAGTCGGTGCAGTACGTCCTCGACCACGCCCTGTGGCAGACGCTGCCCGCCGTCCGCGAGGGTGCGGTGATCCCGCTGCGCTACACCGAGGCGGCCACCTACCCGACCGCCGAGCGTGCGCTGGACGAGATCGACAGCGCCTTCGCCGAGGCCTTCGCGGACGAGCTGAAGTGA
- a CDS encoding iron chelate uptake ABC transporter family permease subunit, with translation MTLRHPGPLVALAALGAALAGAVVWSLSIGQGDIPAGSVVPALLRYDDHDAAHIIVRQVRLPRTLLAILVGAALALAGALVQALTRNPLAEPGVLGVTFGASFAVVVATALGVAGGQSAQLVVATLGAAIATAVVYAVGRADPLRLLLAGTAFSALVASLSLGIRLLDPDAFDDHRFWAVGSLAGRDQQPLALPTVVVVVAIGLALVLVRPLAALEMGDDVAHGLGVRVGATRTAVLVVATVLAGVATAIAGPIAFAGLIVPHLVRRFARGSVGWLLLLSLVGGPVLLVAADTVGRLILPVGDAPVAIVTGLLGGPLLAWVVRRQGAEVAS, from the coding sequence TTGACCCTGCGCCACCCCGGCCCCCTGGTCGCGCTCGCCGCGCTGGGTGCGGCCCTCGCCGGTGCGGTGGTCTGGAGCCTCTCCATCGGGCAGGGTGACATCCCGGCCGGCTCGGTGGTCCCCGCGCTCCTGCGGTACGACGACCACGACGCCGCGCACATCATCGTGCGCCAGGTCCGGCTGCCCCGGACCCTGCTCGCGATCCTCGTCGGCGCCGCGCTCGCGCTGGCCGGCGCCCTCGTCCAGGCGCTGACCCGCAACCCGCTCGCCGAGCCGGGCGTGCTGGGCGTGACCTTCGGCGCGTCCTTCGCCGTCGTCGTGGCGACCGCACTCGGCGTCGCCGGAGGGCAGAGTGCGCAGCTCGTCGTCGCGACGCTGGGCGCCGCGATCGCCACGGCCGTCGTGTACGCCGTGGGCCGCGCCGACCCGCTGCGCCTGCTGCTGGCGGGCACGGCGTTCAGCGCGCTCGTCGCCAGTCTCTCGCTCGGCATCCGGCTGCTCGACCCCGACGCCTTCGACGACCACCGGTTCTGGGCGGTCGGATCACTGGCCGGCCGCGACCAGCAGCCGCTGGCCCTGCCGACGGTCGTGGTGGTCGTCGCGATCGGGCTCGCGCTGGTGCTGGTCCGGCCGCTGGCGGCCCTGGAGATGGGCGACGACGTCGCGCACGGGCTCGGCGTCCGCGTCGGCGCGACCCGCACCGCCGTCCTGGTCGTCGCGACCGTCCTCGCCGGCGTCGCCACCGCCATCGCCGGCCCGATCGCGTTCGCCGGGCTGATCGTGCCGCACCTGGTCCGCCGGTTCGCGCGCGGCTCGGTGGGCTGGCTCCTGCTCCTCTCACTCGTCGGCGGCCCCGTGCTGCTGGTCGCGGCCGACACCGTGGGCCGGCTGATCCTGCCCGTCGGCGACGCGCCGGTCGCGATCGTGACGGGGCTGCTCGGTGGCCCGCTGCTGGCCTGGGTCGTGCGCCGCCAGGGTGCGGAGGTGGCGTCATGA
- a CDS encoding OsmC family protein gives MTDHHYALDLVWQGNRGTGTSGYRDYDRTVLLTAAGKPELLGSADPTFRGDAGRWNPEELLLAALAQCHLLSYLHSAVNHGIVVTAYDDSPVGTMAQVGQGGRFTSVTLRPRVTVAEAGMVEVAREIHGEASRNCFIAASVSFPVGHEPTTLVAGVVAG, from the coding sequence GTGACCGACCACCACTACGCCCTGGACCTGGTCTGGCAGGGCAACCGCGGCACCGGGACGAGCGGCTACCGCGACTACGACCGCACCGTCCTGCTCACCGCGGCCGGCAAGCCCGAGCTGCTCGGCTCGGCCGATCCCACCTTCCGCGGCGACGCCGGGCGATGGAACCCCGAGGAGCTGCTCCTCGCCGCCCTGGCCCAGTGCCACCTGCTGTCCTATCTGCACTCCGCGGTCAACCACGGCATCGTCGTGACGGCGTACGACGACAGCCCGGTCGGCACCATGGCGCAGGTGGGGCAGGGTGGCCGGTTCACCTCCGTCACCCTCCGACCGCGGGTCACCGTCGCCGAGGCGGGGATGGTCGAGGTCGCGCGGGAGATCCACGGCGAGGCGAGCCGCAACTGCTTCATCGCCGCGTCGGTGAGCTTCCCGGTGGGGCACGAGCCCACCACTCTCGTGGCCGGCGTCGTCGCGGGCTGA
- a CDS encoding iron chelate uptake ABC transporter family permease subunit, with the protein MTTLTFLRPELRTVLAVVLVAVATLAVSLVALCYGDGWSAPGRVIAGLRGDGPLAGRVLEWRLPRVTAAVVFGLALGLAGALFQNLTRNPLGAPDVIGLDQGAYTGVLLVLTVAGGAHFAAAADNGGGFALGLAGAALAGGLLAAGIVALLAMGSGYTGYRLIVIGIAVNAVLTAINSWLILRADLEVAMAAASWSAGNLNGTDWSDLVVPGAGLALLGAGAAGLARPLHQLALGDDVAVTTGIRLGRLRLLIATVGVGCTAIVAATAGPIVFVALMAPQIGRRLAGTAGVALLPSALTGALLLATADLLAQVVAPVQLPVGVVTGAIGGVYLLWLLFKEVQR; encoded by the coding sequence ATGACGACCCTGACCTTCCTGCGTCCGGAGCTGCGTACCGTCCTCGCGGTCGTGCTCGTCGCCGTCGCCACGCTCGCGGTGTCCCTCGTCGCCCTCTGCTACGGCGACGGCTGGTCGGCGCCGGGCCGGGTGATCGCCGGCCTGCGTGGCGACGGACCCCTCGCCGGACGCGTGCTGGAGTGGCGGCTGCCCCGGGTGACCGCGGCCGTCGTGTTCGGACTCGCGCTCGGGCTGGCGGGCGCGCTCTTCCAGAACCTCACCCGCAACCCGCTCGGCGCACCCGACGTGATCGGGCTCGACCAGGGCGCCTACACCGGCGTCCTGCTGGTCCTCACCGTCGCCGGCGGCGCGCACTTCGCCGCCGCGGCCGACAACGGCGGCGGCTTCGCGCTCGGCCTGGCCGGTGCCGCGCTCGCCGGAGGCCTGCTTGCGGCGGGCATCGTGGCGCTGCTCGCGATGGGCAGCGGCTACACCGGCTACCGGCTGATCGTCATCGGCATCGCCGTCAACGCCGTGCTCACCGCGATCAACTCGTGGCTGATCCTGCGCGCCGACCTGGAGGTCGCGATGGCCGCCGCCAGCTGGTCGGCCGGCAATCTCAACGGCACGGACTGGTCGGACCTGGTCGTGCCCGGCGCGGGACTCGCCCTCCTGGGCGCCGGCGCCGCCGGCCTCGCCCGCCCGCTGCACCAGCTCGCGCTCGGCGACGACGTCGCGGTGACGACAGGCATCCGGCTCGGCCGGCTGCGGCTGCTCATCGCGACCGTCGGCGTCGGCTGTACCGCCATCGTGGCCGCCACCGCCGGCCCGATCGTCTTCGTCGCGCTGATGGCGCCCCAGATCGGCCGGCGGCTGGCCGGCACGGCGGGGGTCGCGCTGCTGCCCTCGGCGCTCACCGGGGCGCTGCTGCTGGCGACCGCGGACCTGCTCGCCCAGGTGGTCGCGCCGGTGCAGCTCCCGGTCGGCGTGGTCACCGGCGCCATCGGCGGTGTCTACCTGTTGTGGTTGCTGTTCAAGGAGGTCCAACGATGA
- a CDS encoding sigma factor-like helix-turn-helix DNA-binding protein: MEQLERVLRDEWGRLLALLAAWCRRVDLAEDGLADAFEAAARTWPETGPPANPAGWLLTTARRRITDALRTEAVAARKEPLLEVEASLQQEARRVLAAPPEREVVMDERLRLVLLCAHPSLSREASAALTLRLVLGVATEDVARLFLVPTATMAARLTRARKKLAGARFAVPPPDELDARVGTVADIAYLAFTSGYAPGSGGDVLRADVAGEALRLVRVLRAVLPSRYDELDALLALMVLQHARRDARAVEGRLVLLPDQDRGRWHHDEALEALDLLRPLVTGPPAPYLLQALIAAEHAIALSAGATRWDRIVERYDELLTLGDSPVVRLNRAVAVAERSGPAAGLAALEGVALPGHRLPAVRAELLARLGRDAEARVAYDTALALCRNDAEAAHLRARRGFTRAGRSSASP; the protein is encoded by the coding sequence GTGGAGCAGCTCGAACGCGTCCTGCGTGACGAGTGGGGCCGGCTGTTGGCCCTGCTCGCCGCGTGGTGCCGCCGGGTCGACCTCGCCGAGGACGGCCTGGCGGACGCGTTCGAGGCGGCGGCGCGCACCTGGCCGGAGACGGGTCCGCCCGCCAACCCGGCCGGCTGGCTGCTGACGACGGCCCGCCGCCGGATCACCGACGCCCTGCGCACCGAGGCGGTGGCCGCCCGGAAGGAGCCGCTGCTCGAGGTCGAGGCGTCCCTGCAGCAGGAGGCCCGGCGGGTGCTGGCCGCGCCGCCGGAGAGGGAGGTGGTGATGGACGAGCGCCTGCGCCTGGTGCTGCTGTGCGCCCACCCGTCGCTGTCCCGTGAGGCGTCCGCCGCGCTGACCCTGCGGCTGGTCCTCGGTGTCGCGACCGAGGACGTCGCCCGGCTGTTCCTGGTGCCGACCGCGACCATGGCCGCCCGGCTGACCCGGGCCCGCAAGAAGCTGGCCGGTGCCCGCTTCGCCGTCCCGCCGCCGGACGAGCTGGACGCGCGGGTCGGCACCGTCGCCGATATCGCCTACCTCGCCTTCACCAGCGGCTACGCGCCCGGCTCCGGAGGCGACGTGCTGCGCGCCGACGTGGCCGGCGAGGCACTCCGCCTGGTCCGGGTGCTGCGCGCGGTCCTCCCGAGTCGGTACGACGAGCTCGACGCGCTGCTCGCCCTCATGGTCCTGCAGCACGCCCGCCGCGACGCCCGCGCGGTGGAGGGCCGGCTGGTGCTGCTGCCCGACCAGGACCGCGGCCGCTGGCACCACGACGAGGCGCTGGAGGCGCTCGACCTGCTGCGGCCGCTGGTGACCGGCCCGCCGGCGCCGTACCTGCTCCAGGCGCTGATCGCCGCCGAGCACGCGATCGCGCTGTCCGCCGGCGCGACCCGGTGGGACCGCATCGTCGAGCGGTACGACGAGCTGCTGACTCTGGGTGACTCGCCCGTCGTACGCCTCAACCGGGCGGTCGCCGTCGCCGAGCGCAGCGGACCGGCTGCCGGGCTGGCCGCGCTCGAGGGGGTCGCGCTGCCGGGACACCGGCTGCCCGCGGTCCGCGCGGAGCTGCTGGCCCGGCTCGGACGGGACGCCGAGGCCCGCGTCGCCTACGACACGGCGCTCGCGCTGTGCCGCAACGACGCGGAGGCCGCGCACCTGCGCGCCCGGCGGGGATTCACGCGTGCGGGACGATCATCGGCGTCCCCGTGA
- a CDS encoding ABC transporter ATP-binding protein has translation MTRLRTDGLRLGYGERTVVEHLDLTVPDGALTAIVGPNACGKSTLLRSLVRLLRPEAGSVVLDGRSIATWRPKAVARELGFLPQGTTTPDGIRVVGLVRRGRYARQPAIGTWTRADDEAVAAALAAAGVADLADRRVAALSGGQRQRVWIAMVLAQETPYLLLDEPTTFLDIAHQYELLRLLRRLVDDGRTVVAVLHDLNQACRFADHLVAMRDGAVVATGAPGEVVDAALVERVFGLACEVLPDPVTGTPMIVPHA, from the coding sequence ATGACCAGGCTGCGCACCGACGGCCTCCGGCTCGGGTACGGCGAGCGCACGGTGGTCGAGCATCTCGACCTGACCGTGCCCGACGGTGCCCTCACCGCGATCGTGGGACCCAACGCATGCGGCAAGTCCACGCTGCTGCGCTCGCTGGTGCGGCTGCTGCGCCCCGAGGCGGGCAGCGTCGTCCTCGACGGTCGCTCGATCGCGACCTGGCGGCCCAAGGCGGTCGCCCGCGAGCTCGGCTTCCTGCCGCAGGGCACCACGACGCCCGACGGGATCCGGGTCGTCGGCCTGGTCCGGCGCGGTCGCTACGCCCGGCAGCCGGCCATCGGCACCTGGACCCGTGCCGACGACGAGGCGGTCGCCGCCGCCCTGGCCGCGGCGGGGGTCGCGGATCTCGCCGACCGCCGGGTCGCCGCGCTCTCTGGCGGTCAGCGGCAGCGGGTCTGGATCGCGATGGTGCTCGCCCAGGAGACGCCGTACCTGCTGCTCGACGAGCCGACCACCTTCCTCGACATCGCCCACCAGTACGAGCTCCTGCGGCTGCTGCGTCGCCTGGTCGACGACGGCCGCACCGTCGTCGCGGTGCTGCACGACCTCAACCAGGCCTGCCGGTTCGCCGACCACCTGGTCGCCATGCGCGACGGCGCGGTCGTCGCCACCGGAGCGCCGGGCGAGGTCGTGGACGCCGCGCTCGTCGAACGGGTCTTCGGGCTCGCCTGCGAGGTGCTGCCCGACCCGGTCACGGGGACGCCGATGATCGTCCCGCACGCGTGA
- a CDS encoding SGNH/GDSL hydrolase family protein, with product MTSLPRRTRTVLLAAGVALAAIGVTTGGGRELLRRQAAVARARIGKPLGEAAIPADKVWKRKSYDGTPLHLLVLGDSIAAGLGAERAKDTLGARIARGLAGELHRPVSLRTVAVVGSESSALGGQLDGLPSGYHADVAVIVVGGNDVTHRVPTATAAGQLEEAVVRLREQGTEVVVGTCPDLGALRPVPQPLRSLGSRMSRQLAQAQAEVAVRNGAHAVSLAHVVGPFFISNPDEMFSLDRFHPSALGYKRTAKALLPSVLLALGHAERVPFGHRAPDA from the coding sequence ATGACCAGCCTGCCGCGCCGTACCCGCACCGTCCTGCTCGCCGCCGGCGTCGCCCTGGCCGCGATCGGGGTCACGACCGGCGGCGGCCGGGAGCTGCTGCGCCGCCAGGCCGCCGTCGCCCGCGCCCGGATCGGGAAGCCGCTGGGAGAGGCCGCGATCCCGGCCGACAAGGTCTGGAAGCGCAAGTCCTACGACGGCACGCCGCTCCACCTCCTGGTGCTCGGTGACTCGATCGCCGCCGGACTCGGTGCCGAGCGGGCGAAGGACACCCTGGGCGCGCGGATCGCGCGGGGGCTCGCGGGGGAGCTGCACCGCCCGGTCTCGCTGCGGACGGTCGCCGTCGTCGGCTCGGAGAGCTCGGCACTGGGCGGCCAGCTCGACGGCTTGCCGAGCGGCTACCACGCCGACGTCGCCGTGATCGTGGTCGGCGGCAACGACGTGACCCACCGGGTGCCGACCGCGACTGCCGCCGGGCAGTTGGAGGAGGCGGTGGTCCGGCTGCGCGAGCAGGGCACCGAGGTCGTCGTCGGCACCTGCCCCGATCTCGGGGCCCTGCGACCGGTCCCGCAGCCGCTGCGCTCGCTGGGGTCGCGGATGTCGCGCCAGCTCGCGCAGGCCCAGGCGGAGGTCGCCGTGCGCAACGGGGCGCACGCGGTGTCGCTGGCCCACGTGGTCGGGCCGTTCTTCATCAGCAACCCCGACGAGATGTTCAGCCTGGATCGCTTCCATCCCAGCGCGCTGGGCTACAAGCGCACCGCCAAGGCGCTGCTGCCGTCGGTGCTGCTGGCTCTCGGGCATGCCGAGCGGGTGCCCTTCGGGCACCGCGCGCCCGACGCCTAG
- a CDS encoding YciI family protein, with protein sequence MTEYVVLLTGDEATWESASAEERAETYARHGEFSRLLEERGHRVTGGAELAHSRTAKVVRRAADDVVVTDGPYVESVEQLGGFYIVESDDLDDLLQICAVLADTEDGVEVRTCLPAPPD encoded by the coding sequence ATGACCGAGTACGTCGTACTGCTGACCGGTGACGAAGCGACCTGGGAGTCCGCGAGCGCCGAGGAGCGCGCCGAGACCTATGCCCGGCACGGCGAGTTCAGCCGGCTGCTGGAGGAGCGGGGCCACCGCGTCACGGGCGGCGCCGAGCTCGCCCACTCCCGCACGGCCAAGGTCGTGCGGCGCGCCGCGGACGACGTCGTCGTCACCGACGGCCCGTATGTCGAGTCCGTCGAGCAGCTCGGGGGCTTCTACATCGTCGAGAGCGACGACCTCGACGATCTGCTGCAGATCTGCGCGGTGCTCGCCGACACCGAGGACGGTGTCGAGGTGCGCACCTGCCTGCCCGCGCCGCCGGACTGA